The segment TTGAACTGTATTGAAGTTGATAATTAGACTAGGTGAGCCAATGATTTAATCAATTGTGTCTGCTTAAGTTGTATGTAAACAGTGAGATTAGCTGCAGATTgttacttcttttttaattttgaaatatataattaataattatgcgCTCCTAAGGATTGGACCTTAAACATCCTCTGTGAGCTACTTTAGCAGCATGTTTATGACTTCTCTGCACgcaattatcaaattttattacgGTCTTCTCCTCTGAAGCAACTATCTAAACAAAGATTCTAATCTAATGCAGTCTCTTAATGTGACTGCAATCTGGTATTTCCTTGAGGGGTGAATTTCATTTTGGTGGGGAGTTTGGGTTTGACTATTGTTTATAATTCAATGCATGATCATAATGTTTCAAAGCTTTCTTCTGTCAGGAGGAAAGATATCTTAAATGATCACATAGGTAATGACATTGCCTGATTGGGTGAAATTGGCTAGTTGCtgacaatgtttgttttttatttatgttttttggtAGGCACACCTTTCACTGACTTGCCATGTAAGCGTGATGTTTGTATTGAGGAAGGAAAAAAAGGTGTCTGTTTAGAATATGAAGTGAAATATGCTAGACAAGTTAGAAAACAATTGTCttttgaagaagagagaagCCCTAGCAAAAAGTTGGCTCCGTCCACACCCGGTGGTGCTAGGCCTGCTTCTCTTGGCATCATTGATATCAGTGATAGTGACAGTGAAGTGGATAATTCTCATGCTAAGAAAATCAGAAAGGTTCGAGTTTTAGAGGATTGCATATTAGGAGGATGTGTGggtagtgaaaaagaaaaattttctcaaaatcgtgTGAAACAGACACATTATGATCAGAATGACAAGGAAGATATGGATGCTCGGGAGgagaatattttaatttttccgACACCCAAAAGAAAACGAGCTTCTAATGTTGTTAACAGTGACACAGAGAGTGATGATGATAATGTTCCTATCTCTAAACTCAAGTGGATGCATCTTCAGGAAAAAGTTCCTGAGATAGTAGGTTCTGATTTGAATGACTGCTCAGTTACTGATACTATTTCTGTGGGCAACAATGTGATGGATATTATAACACCTCCAAGGCGGCGTCTGGTGACTTTGagaaaatgtgaaggaaaaggTGGGGCAGGAAGAAACAATTTAAGTCAGGCTAGTGAAACTAAATATCATCAAGGAATCCCTACAAGGGAGGATGTTGAGGATGAGGATTCAGAAGAAGCTGGGTCAGAAAGTGAGGGTGAAAGTTTGGGTGGATTTATTGTTGAGAGCTCTGATGTTTCTCATGCTGATGATGCTTCTAGTGAGTCACAAGATGTATCGGATGACAATGTGGACTTTGATGAGATCCTATCCAAACTTCAACGGAACAAAGATCATAAATCAGAATGGGAGTTTGAGGCAGACATGCTTGCGGCATTCGGAAAGGATATTGAACTTTGCATGAAGTCTGTATGTGCTCTATATCGACAACAAACTTCTGAGGAAAAACATAGTAAGGAGACATTCTACTATAATGGTCGAGGTTTTAGCAAGTTTGATGCTGAAAGGTATGCCTTTGAATGCATATAgtcataattattttatataatttatgaaTTAATTGAATTGCTCTCACTTTTAGATGGAATTATACCATTGGACCTGTACAATAAGGCCAGGGAAAAAATATTTCACAACTTGCTGAGTTGGGATGTTGTGATTTGTGTCAATAAAAGTTATGTTAGTGGTGAGCTCATGTGAAAGTTGTTCCAATAAAAATTGGCCACATGAGAAGTTgtgaaaaagaatttgaaaattattgtgtgccCAGCATTTCTGGTTGGTTTGTGCATACTTATTGCCAACACATTACGCTCATATTCATCTTCATTAGTAGAATGCACTGAATTATCTTACATTCTCTTTGTTCTACTGAaattgggtttgtttttttatcTGTAGGCAATCTGATGTAGgtcattcaaaataaaaacggAGCTCTATTTAATAATGGCTTCATACTCTAATTAAATGCAAACTGCTGATATGGTTTATGGtcatcttattttcttttatgaacTTTCTTCATTCtcactttatttaaattttatgtatatgATTCATATGAAGAATCTCTAGCAGATCTTCTGGTTCTAAACTTTCTGTGTTACAAAGGACAATTTTCTGAAGAGCTCTTTAGTGGGCAAAATAGTTCTTCTTACTGGTGCAATGAACAGTATAATCCCTCACTTTATTGACTTAAGCAGAAAACCTTTCACTTTTCCATAAACTTTCCCATTTTGGACTTAACTGCAACCTTTTGGTTTAAAGGATTATTTCTGAATCTtctagttttcaatttttcacattCTGGACAAGCAAAAAATTTACCACATTCCAGACCATGTAATCTCTGCACAAGACAAAATTTCCATCAATTTAGCCTGACCTGTCTTTAGTTTGAAGCTTCAACAACCTGAGTCAATGAGATTCCCCTTGTAtcactttttactttttgtttatattaacaTATAAAAAGTCTCTGTATTTTTACACGAACTCTTTGAGACCCTGTGGTTTTGAACTTTTCTTTCACTATGCAAGTGGAGCAAGGTATGGTTCCTGCATTTGCTTCCAGGCATTGAGTTTCTGGCTTTAGGCAGATGAGATTTCCAATTGTATCAT is part of the Quercus robur chromosome 9, dhQueRobu3.1, whole genome shotgun sequence genome and harbors:
- the LOC126699014 gene encoding uncharacterized protein LOC126699014, which gives rise to MEMDLGKAKNEDDTKCEIFFKNELVDCLCGELEERSKKAEARCVELELDIQKKKSEYEVLEDKFRALEADKLAIEEELKVLKRENDETKEHVDGVEGEMKDSSRRERDVEKIVDLTEENEEEDKVVQLLIENKVLECEKKKAESEVKVWKQRFKELESQVLQLDENSFVRYAEQPLMGGTKIEGIRPRDGSHDETDLDYMQNNANVESLVDVGSTFCHSPGKGTVDLQAAGTPFTDLPCKRDVCIEEGKKGVCLEYEVKYARQVRKQLSFEEERSPSKKLAPSTPGGARPASLGIIDISDSDSEVDNSHAKKIRKVRVLEDCILGGCVGSEKEKFSQNRVKQTHYDQNDKEDMDAREENILIFPTPKRKRASNVVNSDTESDDDNVPISKLKWMHLQEKVPEIVGSDLNDCSVTDTISVGNNVMDIITPPRRRLVTLRKCEGKGGAGRNNLSQASETKYHQGIPTREDVEDEDSEEAGSESEGESLGGFIVESSDVSHADDASSESQDVSDDNVDFDEILSKLQRNKDHKSEWEFEADMLAAFGKDIELCMKSVCALYRQQTSEEKHSKETFYYNGRGFSKFDAERGSRLAEFLTDGDATGDVKKSAKELQEYDPNAVELCRKLATHYSKQLFEIYKNKEDALFLSS